In Deinococcus fonticola, the following proteins share a genomic window:
- a CDS encoding helix-turn-helix transcriptional regulator yields the protein MSEERTYKLGEAARLIGYKDGYMRSRASSRAFPTVKVDGRLHVTESTLKMLKHIRSGEIPEERLVDMAAAARIFGRKRKHMDAWLQARGVKTVLRYGLRWVKRDDLEIDLVPRGTAPDGYVTLKEVMDATGFSRSTIRMRMDAGDLPYTIWLHKAIFRVEDLEAFKKTYAKRYAKLRNAHRVTTEVELSDLDRKIAAGEMISMPQVLAMTGGDRSNIYVFLKRNGAHMVVRSVGGRSTLYVAAEDARALAEKRAARRARGNGGAQ from the coding sequence ATGAGCGAGGAGCGCACCTACAAGCTGGGGGAAGCCGCGAGGTTGATCGGCTATAAGGACGGCTACATGCGTAGTCGCGCCAGTAGTCGCGCCTTCCCGACCGTCAAGGTCGACGGTCGTCTGCATGTGACTGAGAGCACGCTGAAGATGCTCAAGCACATCCGCAGCGGCGAGATTCCCGAAGAACGCCTCGTCGACATGGCGGCGGCGGCGCGGATCTTTGGGAGAAAGCGCAAACACATGGACGCTTGGCTCCAGGCCAGAGGCGTGAAGACTGTGCTCAGGTACGGTCTGCGCTGGGTCAAGCGCGACGACCTCGAGATCGATCTCGTGCCGCGCGGCACAGCGCCGGACGGGTACGTGACTCTCAAGGAGGTGATGGATGCCACCGGGTTCAGCCGCAGCACCATCCGAATGCGCATGGACGCAGGGGACCTTCCGTATACCATCTGGCTTCACAAAGCAATCTTCCGCGTTGAGGATCTTGAGGCGTTCAAGAAGACCTACGCCAAGAGGTATGCCAAGCTGCGGAATGCCCACAGGGTGACCACAGAGGTCGAGCTGTCCGATCTGGATCGAAAGATCGCTGCTGGCGAGATGATCAGCATGCCGCAGGTGCTGGCGATGACCGGAGGCGATCGCTCAAACATCTACGTGTTCCTGAAGCGGAACGGCGCGCACATGGTGGTGCGCAGTGTTGGGGGCCGCAGCACGCTGTATGTGGCCGCCGAGGACGCCAGGGCGCTGGCGGAGAAGCGCGCGGCCAGAAGGGCTCGTGGGAATGGGGGTGCGCAATGA
- a CDS encoding HNH endonuclease translates to MSPHRKKVECVEDLPDPAGFRAQFDARVDRSGGPDACWPWTGRLNEFGYGRVDIKHHDGTRSGYLTHRIAFMLEHGAMPPHPLVVRHSCIASRNCCNPRHLLSGTQAENMRDRQRQGRTASKSGELNPRARVNARQVVLIRAAHAAGAQQKDLAGQYGIAEATIWRIVHGLRWPKVPMPGVIGWDEALAAARAGEVAA, encoded by the coding sequence ATGAGCCCGCACCGCAAGAAGGTTGAGTGCGTCGAAGACCTCCCTGACCCGGCCGGGTTCCGCGCGCAGTTCGACGCCCGCGTGGATCGCAGTGGCGGCCCGGACGCCTGCTGGCCGTGGACGGGACGGCTGAATGAGTTTGGCTATGGCCGCGTCGACATCAAGCACCACGACGGCACGCGCAGCGGATACCTGACGCACAGGATTGCTTTCATGCTTGAGCACGGCGCGATGCCGCCTCACCCGCTGGTGGTCCGGCACAGCTGTATCGCCAGCCGCAATTGCTGCAATCCCCGGCACCTGCTGTCCGGCACCCAGGCAGAGAACATGCGGGATCGCCAGCGGCAGGGACGCACCGCGAGCAAGAGTGGCGAGCTCAACCCCCGGGCGCGCGTCAATGCCAGGCAGGTGGTGCTGATTCGCGCTGCGCATGCTGCTGGCGCTCAGCAGAAAGACCTAGCCGGGCAGTACGGAATCGCTGAGGCGACCATCTGGCGTATCGTCCACGGCCTGCGCTGGCCGAAAGTGCCGATGCCCGGCGTGATCGGCTGGGACGAGGCGCTGGCTGCGGCGCGAGCAGGGGAGGTGGCGGCATGA
- a CDS encoding tyrosine-type recombinase/integrase has translation MLTVDRLHAMHVRHLRAMRRSEHTIRFYAVAARKFGAWLAEQDKDDLTALARADISEFQLWLREGGLAPGGEHAILRGVRGLLRFGVEEELLRGDVFKRVKLPRLPDDPPPAAQPYEVAELLRVAREGPHPLRDRAMVMLAYDTGLRASELVALTVRDVDLTRGLVTVQRGKGGKPRTVPFGVRSGQAVNRYMGRERRPIREDVDTLFLSHVGMPMTPGGLTQLLERLAAAAGLPRANVAPHALRRGFAVEVLRRGTDVFALQQMLGHSTLEMSRRYVRYLPNDLQRQHVTASPGDHL, from the coding sequence ATGTTGACGGTTGACAGGCTGCACGCGATGCACGTGCGGCACCTGCGGGCCATGCGCAGGTCTGAGCACACGATCCGGTTCTACGCGGTGGCCGCTCGCAAGTTCGGGGCGTGGTTGGCAGAGCAGGACAAGGACGACCTCACGGCCCTGGCGAGGGCCGACATCTCAGAGTTCCAGCTGTGGCTGCGGGAGGGCGGGCTGGCCCCCGGGGGTGAGCACGCCATCCTGCGCGGGGTGCGGGGGCTTCTGAGGTTCGGGGTTGAGGAGGAGCTGCTCCGGGGGGACGTGTTCAAGCGCGTGAAGTTGCCCCGCCTGCCTGACGACCCGCCGCCCGCCGCTCAGCCGTATGAGGTCGCCGAGCTGCTGCGGGTGGCGCGTGAGGGGCCGCACCCGCTGCGGGACCGCGCGATGGTCATGCTTGCGTACGACACGGGCCTGCGTGCGTCTGAGCTCGTTGCCTTGACGGTGCGGGACGTTGACCTGACCCGGGGGCTGGTGACGGTGCAGCGCGGCAAGGGAGGCAAGCCGCGCACGGTGCCGTTCGGGGTGCGGTCTGGCCAGGCGGTGAACCGCTACATGGGCCGGGAGCGGCGTCCGATCAGAGAGGACGTAGACACTCTGTTCCTGAGCCACGTCGGCATGCCCATGACCCCAGGCGGCCTGACGCAGCTGCTTGAGCGGCTCGCGGCAGCGGCCGGGCTGCCAAGAGCGAACGTCGCCCCGCATGCGTTGCGCCGGGGGTTCGCGGTCGAGGTGCTGAGGCGTGGGACTGATGTGTTCGCGCTGCAGCAGATGCTCGGGCACAGCACCCTGGAGATGAGCCGGAGGTACGTTCGGTACCTGCCTAACGATCTTCAGCGGCAACACGTTACGGCGAGCCCGGGGGATCACCTGTGA